In Callospermophilus lateralis isolate mCalLat2 chromosome 4, mCalLat2.hap1, whole genome shotgun sequence, one genomic interval encodes:
- the Mrpl42 gene encoding large ribosomal subunit protein mL42: MASIAFKWVISKRILWKHLFPVQNSALSGVCHKSTFSSLPDDYNCKVELALTSDGRTIVCYHPSVDIPYEHTQPIPQPDPLHSNEETHDQVLKTRLEEKEEHLEEGPMIEKLSKMFFTTKHRWYPHGQYHRRRKNPNPPKDR, encoded by the exons ATGGCATCGATAGCATTCAAATGGGTGATATCAAAGAGAATTCTCTGGAAGCATTTATTTCCAGTTCAAA ACAGTGCTTTATCTGGTGTTTGTCATAAATccacattttcttctcttccagatgactataattg CAAAGTAGAGCTTGCTTTGACATCTGATGGCAGGACAATAGTATGCTACCATCCTTCTGTGGATATCCCATATGAACATACACAA CCTATTCCTCAACCAGATCCTTTGCACAGTAATGAAGAAACACATGATCAAGTGCTAAAAACCAGATTAGAAGAAAAAGAGGAACACCTTGAGGAAGGACCCATGATAGAAAAACTTAGCAAAATGTTCTTTACTACTAAGCATCGTTGGTATCCTCATGGAca GTATCATAGACGTCGTAAGAATCCGAATCCTCCAAAAGACAGATGA